One region of Populus trichocarpa isolate Nisqually-1 chromosome 4, P.trichocarpa_v4.1, whole genome shotgun sequence genomic DNA includes:
- the LOC7470235 gene encoding apoptosis inhibitor 5-like protein API5, whose product MTDSTITTIAADGSHIEKLYEFGERLSESKDKSQNVKDYQGIMDAAKTSIKAKQLAAQLIPRFFKFFPELSSQAVETQIDLIEQEELAVRVQAIRGLPLFCKDTPEYLSKIVDILVQLLAAEEIVERDAVHKALMSLLRQDVKASLSALFKHIGTVEEPSTDELIREKVLSFVRDKVFPLKAELLRPQEEMERHITDLIKKSSEDVTGAEFRMFMDFLKTLGIFGHKAPSERMKELVEIIEGQADLDSAFDVTHVSDTDHIDRLISCLYMALPFFLRGASSSRFLNYLNKHIVPVFDKLPDERKLDLLKALAEISPFTLPQDSRQILPSVVQLLKKYMPRRKSGEEMNFTYVECLLYAFHHLAHKAPNATNSLCGYKIVTGQPSDRLGEDFSEFYTELTERLSSVEDLTRATMKKLTQGMAEHNKAMAAAKSDEAKDSIKTQKQNTTTGLRTCNNILAMTKPLHSKIPSFIGDKSVNLSWKELTKPSVPSTTIQAGAKRPAAAANGSGNMAKKGRGAGSLPNQLVNRALEGISYGGRGGPRGRGRGRGWGGRGRGRGRGFW is encoded by the exons ATGACCGActccaccatcaccaccatcgCCGCCGACGGCAGCCACATCGAGAAACTTTACGAGTTTGGCGAGCGTCTCAGTGAGTCCAAAGACAAGTCTCAG AATGTGAAGGATTACCAGGGGATTATGGATGCAGCTAAAACGAGCATCAAAGCGAAGCAATTGGCGGCACAGCTAATCCCTAGGTTCTTCAAGTTCTTCCCCGAGCTTTCCAGTCAAGCTGTCGAGACGCAAATCGATTTGATTGAACAAGAAGAGCTCGCG GTCCGGGTGCAAGCGATTAGGGGACTGCCGTTATTCTGCAAGGATACACCTGAGTATTTGTCCAAAATTGTGGATATTCTTGTGCAACTCCTTGCAGCTG AGGAAATTGTGGAGCGGGATGCTGTGCATAAAGCCCTTATGTCCCTGTTGAGGCAGGATGTGAAAG CATCTCTGTCTGCCTTATTCAAGCATATTGGGACTGTTGAAGAACCAAGCACGGATGAGCTTATTCGTGAGAAAGTGCTGAGCTTTGTAAGAGATAAG GTTTTCCCACTTAAAGCTGAACTCCTGAGACCTCAGGAGGAAATGGAGCGTCATATAactgatttgattaaaaag agcTCAGAAGATGTAACCGGAGCAGAGTTCAGAATGTTTATGGACTTCTTAAAAACTTTGGGCATATTTGGACACAAAGCGCCTTCAGAACGCATGAAAGAACTAGTTGAAATAATTGAAGGACAGGCTGATTTAGATTCAGCATTTGATGTGACTCAT GTTTCGGATACAGACCATATTGACAGATTGATATCGTGCCTGTATATGGCACTTCCATTTTTCCTG AGGGGTGCATCGAGCAGCAGGTTCCTCAATTATTTGAACAAACACATCGTACCTGTTTTTGACAAG TTGCCCGATGAACGAAAGCTTGATTTGCTCAAAGCACTTGCAGAAATTTCACCTTTTACATTGCCACAGGATTCACGCCAGATTCTCCCTTCTGTCGTTCAGCTTCTGAAg AAATACATGCCGCGGAGGAAGAGTGGAGAAGAGATGAACTTTACTTACGTTGAGTGTTTGTTATATGCGTTTCACCATTTAGCTCATAAG GCTCCGAATGCTACAAACAGCCTGTGTGGTTACAAGATTGTGACTGGCCAGCCATCAGATCGACTTGGGGAGGACTTCTCTGAGTTTTACACAGAATTGACAGAGag GTTGAGTAGTGTAGAAGATCTAACCAGGGCTACCATGAAAAAGTTAACTCAGGGAATGGCTGAACACAACAAAGCAATGGCAGCTGCAAAGTCTGATGAAGCAAAGGATAGCATA aaaacacaaaaacagaACACGACAACTGGATTGCGTACTTGCAATAACATTTTGGCAATGACAAAG CCATTGCATTCAAAGATACCATCATTTATTGGAGATAAGAGTGTCAACCTCTCTTGGAAAGAATTAACAAAACCTTCTGTGCCTTCCACTACCATCCAGGCTGG AGCGAAACgacctgctgctgctgctaatgGTTCTGGGAACATGGCAAAAAAGGGTCGTGGGGCTGGCAGCCTGCCAAATCAACTTGTTAACAGGGCATTGGAAGGTATATCCTATGGTGGAAGAGGCGGTCCAAGGGGCAGAGGCAGGGGCAGGGGGTGGGGTGGACGTGgaaggggaagaggaagaggctTTTGGTAA
- the LOC7470232 gene encoding glutamate receptor 2.9 isoform X1 → MAKTIMICFEDKALMSFPIINFNQLSRLWLLFLVVTSFLVTTLPHGAKDINDSKVTNIGAIIDVNSRTGKEERTAMEIAVQKFNNGSPNHKLSLYFQDSRSSPLQAARAAEKLIEENEVEVIIGMERWEEAALVADIGSQFKVPVISFSAPAITPPLASSRWPFLIRMAHGDSNQIRCIASVIQSYNWRRVVTVYEDYTYGGDAGMLALLTKSLQDVGSEIEYNLVLPPFSFVSDPKDVVREELTKLLSEKIQSRVFIVLQSSLPMMIHLFREAKKMGFVGNDMVWILTDTVTNFLDIVNTSVIQSMEGALGIKNYYYDNTSSYQTFLTQFRQKFISEYPEEGYYEPGFYALRAHDSIAIITQAMNRLSSNTSSPKVFLDNILATKFVGLSGEINVKAGELLNSPMLRIVNVVGRRYRELDFWIPQFGFSNQPVVAKGGAENSTDAIRLKRPVIWPGDLQLNPKGWLMPTDTKRMIIGVPGRTSFEKFVKVSTNSAGKKEYDGFCIELFHKVREVLKYDLPYQFEPFNGTYDDLVDHVYNKTFDAIVGDVTILANRSDKVEFTQPYAESGLSMIVSAKSEESAWMFMKPFTKEMWLVTGAILIYTMFIVWFLEHHTNPEFKGPWKNQMGTALWFTFSSLYFAHREKIYSNLTRVVLVVWLFVVLILNSSYTASLTSMLTVRRLQPNVTDIEWLKRKSLKVGCDGDSFVRNYLQNVLGFKQENIENVSSEYSYEGEFESASISAAFLELPYGKVFIGHYCKGYSAATPTYRFGGLGFVFQKGSPIAADVSKAILKLSENGELKTLEEKWFAPSRECSSSATDNDITESLSLQNFWGIYIITGATSTICLLLFLFRLLKNYHHQQDEDRGNATPSDKSVWGKTVTLARYIYHGETVIPGGSPISAPSPDVYEWNSSRREFSSPEDTPENLQPSPPAEIEVVNIPDFDTKENSN, encoded by the exons ATGGCCAAAACTATTATGATATGCTTTGAAGACAAAGCTCTAATGTCTTTCCCTATCattaattttaaccaactcTCAAGATTGTGGCTTCTGTTTCTTGTAGTCACCTCCTTTTTAGTCACTACTCTCCCCCATGGAGCTAAAGACATCAATGATAGTAAAGTTACAAACATTGGCGCCATCATTGATGTCAATTCAAGAACCGggaaagaagagagaacagCAATGGAAATAGCAGTTCAAAAGTTCAACAATGGGTCACCAAATCACAAGCTGTCTCTTTACTTTCAGGATTCCCGGAGTAGCCCACTTCAAGCTGCTCGTGCTG CTGAAAAGTTGATTGAAGAGAATGAAGTGGAAGTGATTATTGGTATGGAAAGATGGGAGGAGGCAGCTTTAGTTGCTGATATTGGAAGCCAATTTAAAGTTCCAGTTATTTCATTTTCTGCACCTGCCATAACACCACCATTAGCATCATCTCGTTGGCCTTTCTTGATAAGAATGGCTCACGGTGATTCTAACCAAATAAGATGCATTGCATCTGTTATTCAGTCTTATAACTGGAGGAGGGTTGTGACTGTTTACGAAGATTATACATATGGTGGTGATGCTGGCATGCTGGCTCTTCTAACTAAGTCTCTTCAAGATGTGGGTTCAGAGATTGAATATAACTTAGTTCTTCCACCATTTTCCTTCGTATCTGATCCAAAAGATGTTGTTCGAGAAGAACTGACAAAACTACTAAGTGAAAAAATACAATCTCGGGTTTTTATTGTGCTCCAGTCATCGTTGCCCATGATGATTCATCTGTTTAGAGAAGCTAAGAAGATGGGATTTGTAGGAAATGACATGGTATGGATACTTACAGATACTGTTACAAATTTCTTGGACATAGTTAACACTTCTGTTATCCAATCCATGGAAGGTGCTCTGGGAATTAAGAACTACTATTATGATAATACGAGTTCCTACCAAACTTTTCTTACCCAATTCCGGCAGAAATTCATATCTGAATATCCAGAGGAAGGTTACTATGAGCCAGGATTCTATGCTCTACGAGCACATGACAGCATTGCTATCATCACTCAGGCCATGAACAGACTGTCTAGTAACACTAGCAGTCCAAAAGTGTTTCTGGATAACATATTAGCAACCAAATTTGTTGGTTTAAGCGGCGAGATAAATGTCAAAGCAGGTGAGTTGTTGAATAGCCCTATGCTGAGGATTGTGAATGTGGTTGGAAGGAGATACAGGGAGCTAGATTTCTGGATACCTCAGTTTGGATTCTCAAACCAACCTGTGGTGGCAAAAGGTGGAGCTGAAAATAGTACAGATGCTATAAGGTTGAAAAGGCCGGTGATTTGGCCGGGCGACCTACAACTTAATCCAAAAGGCTGGTTGATGCCTACTGATACAAAGCGGATGATTATTGGTGTTCCTGGTAGGACCTCATTTGAGAAGTTTGTGAAAGTATCAACAAACTCTGCTGGTAAGAAGGAATATGATGGTTTCTGCATTGAACTTTTCCATAAGGTGCGAGAAGTTCTGAAATATGATTTGCCTTATCAATTTGAACCCTTCAATGGCACCTATGATGATCTGGTGGATCACGTGTACAACAAG acATTCGATGCCATTGTCGGTGATGTAACCATACTAGCCAACAGATCAGATAAAGTTGAATTCACACAACCATATGCAGAATCAGGATTGTCAATGATAGTTTCGGCAAAGTCTGAAGAGTCAGCATGGATGTTTATGAAGCCTTTCACAAAGGAAATGTGGTTGGTCACTGGTGCTATATTGATCTACACAATGTTCATAGTTTGGTTCTTGGAGCATCACACCAATCCTGAGTTTAAAGGCCCGTGGAAGAATCAGATGGGCACAGCTCTGTGGTttactttctcttctctttattttGCACACA GGGAGAAAATATACAGTAACCTCACCAGAGTGGTTCTTGTCGTGTGGCTTTTCGTAGTATTGATCTTAAACTCGAGCTACACTGCCAGTCTCACTTCAATGCTGACTGTCCGACGTCTGCAGCCAAATGTTACTGATATTGAGTGGCTGAAAAGGAAAAGCTTAAAAGTTGGCTGTGATGGAGATTCATTTGTACGGAATTATCTGCAAAATGTGCTTGGATTCAAACAAGAGAACATCGAGAATGTTAGCTCTGAATACAGCTATGAAGGAGAATTTGAAAGTGCCTCCATATCTGCTGCCTTTCTTGAACTCCCATATGGGAAAGTTTTCATCGGTCATTACTGCAAGGGATATAGTGCAGCTACACCAACCTATAGATTTGGAGGACTAGGTTTT GTATTTCAGAAAGGCTCTCCTATCGCCGCAGACGTTTCCAAAGCGATCCTGAAGCTATCAGAAAACGGAGAGCTGAAAACTTTGGAAGAAAAGTGGTTTGCTCCCTCACGAGAGTGCTCAAGCAGTGCAACTGACAATGATATAACTGAAAGCTTGAGCCTGCAAAACTTCTGGGGTATCTACATTATAACCGGTGCCACTTCGACCATTTGTTTGCTCCTATTTCTATTTCGATTGCTGAAGAATTACCATCATCAACAAGACGAGGACAGAGGCAATGCAACTCCAAGTGATAAGAGTGTTTGGGGAAAAACAGTTACTCTAGCAAGGTATATCTATCATGGAGAGACTGTTATCCCAGGAGGATCTCCAATTTCTGCTCCTTCCCCTGATGTCTATGAATGGAACTCTTCGAGGAGGGAATTCAGTAGTCCTGAAGACACTCCAGAGAATCTTCAGCCCTCACCACCAGCTGAAATTGAAGTTGTAAATATTCCAGATTTTGACACCAAAGAAAACAGCAATTAG